Proteins co-encoded in one Melanotaenia boesemani isolate fMelBoe1 chromosome 23, fMelBoe1.pri, whole genome shotgun sequence genomic window:
- the crebl2 gene encoding cAMP-responsive element-binding protein-like 2: MDDNKMVACKIKKPGKRGRKPAKIDLKAKLERSRQSARECRARKKLRYQYLEELVSSKERAICALREELEMYKQWCSAMDQGKIPSEIKALLTGDDQKMPQGGSGTKTSKNSKNSSISNGQS; the protein is encoded by the exons ATGGTGGCTTGCAAAATAAAGAAACCAGGAAAACGAGGCCGCAAACCCGCAAAGATTGACCTGAAGGCCAAACTGGAACGGAGCCGACAGAGCGCCAGAGAGTGCCGCGCCAGGAAGAAGCTGCGCTACCAGTACCTGGAGGAACTGGTTTCCAGTAAGGAGAGAGCCATCTGCGCCCTGCGAGAGGAGCTGGAGATG TACAAGCAGTGGTGCTCAGCCATGGATCAGGGGAAGATCCCGTCCGAGATCAAAGCTCTGCTGACTGGAGATGATCAGAAGATGCCTCAAGGCGGCAGCGGCACCAAGACATCCAAGAACAGCAAGAATAGCAGCATCAGCAACGGCCAGAGTTAG